From Camelina sativa cultivar DH55 chromosome 20, Cs, whole genome shotgun sequence, the proteins below share one genomic window:
- the LOC104771637 gene encoding uncharacterized protein LOC104771637 isoform X2 — MAALRIMAISSLRSLSRYESDRERRIQQELVKENDEEEEDYSVVTAVRSRYNEIVIVDTVSSRYLLLDSTQNVHSVINKGGQNWTGSYWDEFASLPPIIPDGPIAIYGLGGGTAARLILELWPSMQLEGWEIDEILIEKSRYYLGLSELEKPTSQGGRLSVRVDDALSPSPDATGRYAGIIVDLFADGKVLDQLQQVPIWHELASRLMPNGRIMVNCAGIETELQNGKPQLVLSDTAWMLNSTVKILSEAFPGQVSWKRTPDSQGLNFVALTGGLPDLSDWSNKVPARLSETVKQWKLCETP; from the exons atggcAGCTTTGAGGATTATGGCTATATCATCTCTACGTTCACTTTCTCGATACGAAAG TGATCGTGAGAGGCGAATCCAACAAGAACTAGTCAAAGAaaatgacgaagaagaagaagactattcGGTTGTGACAGCCGTAAGAAGCAGATACAATGAGATTGTTATAGTGGATACTGTTTCTTCAAGATACCTTCTCCTTGATTCAACTC AGAATGTGCATAGTGTTATCAATAAAGGAGGTCAGAACTGGACTGGATCTTATTGG GATGAGTTTGCAAGTTTGCCTCCTATTATCCCTGATGGTCCTATTGCAATCTATGGCTTG ggTGGTGGAACAGCTGCAAGATTGATTCTTGAGTTGTGGCCTTCTATGCAGCTTGAAGGTTGGGAGATTGATGAAATT TTGATTGAGAAATCAAGATACTATCTTGGGCTGTCTGAGCTAGAGAAACCGACATCACAAGGCGGTAGACTTTCTGTTCGTGTAGATGATGCTCTCTCGCCTTCTCCAGATGCTACAGGGAGATATGCTG GGATCATTGTCGATTTGTTTGCTGATGGAAAGGTCTTAGATCAGCTGCAACAG GTCCCGATTTGGCATGAGCTGGCTAGTAGGCTAATGCCTAACGGTCGCATTATGGTGAATTGTGCTGGAATCGAAACAGAACTGCAGAATGGAAAACCGCAGTTGGTGTTGAGTGATACAGCGTGGATGTTGAATTCTACCGTCAAGATCTTGTCAGAAGCATTTCCCGGACAA GTCAGCTGGAAGAGAACACCAGATTCACAAGGTCTCAACTTTGTTGCCTTAACAGGAGGCTTACCTGATCTTAGTGACTGGTCTAACAAGGTTCCAGCTCGTTTGAGCGAAACAGTGAAGCAATGGAAGCTCTGCGAGACTCCTTGA
- the LOC104771639 gene encoding plasma membrane-associated cation-binding protein 2-like: MGYWKSKVVPRFKRLFEKSPEKKADVVEEKPRDAEVVGEVVKTEEPAKVEETKPEEVIATGEEEIEIVEEKKEEAKPAEVPVPAPAAVEEEKKPAVAEEKKTATVEEKKPAVEEVKKSAVEEEKKPAVEEKKPVEEVKKEVVAPAPVVETPLTKAPETKVVETPAKAPETPAAEPQKA, from the coding sequence ATGGGTTATTGGAAATCAAAGGTTGTTCCAAGGTTTAAGAGATTGTTTGAGAAGAGTCCAGAAAAAAAGGCTGATGTTGTTGAGGAGAAGCCACGAGATGCTGAAGTTGTGGGGGAGGTTGTCAAAACCGAAGAACCTGCCAAGgtagaagaaaccaaaccgGAGGAAGTAATTGCAACCGGCGAGGAAGAGATAGAGATagttgaagagaagaaagaggaggCTAAACCGGCCGAGGTTCCGGTCCCGGCCCCCGCAgctgtggaggaggagaagaagccaGCCGttgcagaggagaagaagaccGCGACGGTGGAAGAGAAGAAGCCAGCCGTGGAAGAGGTGAAAAAGTCAGCcgtggaagaagagaagaagccagccgtggaagagaagaaacctgTGGAGGAGGTGAAGAAAGAAGTGGTAGCCCCAGCGCCGGTGGTTGAGACTCCGTTGACCAAGGCTCCGGAAACTAAGGTGGTCGAAACTCCGGCCAAGGCACCGGAAACTCCGGCGGCAGAGCCACAAAAGGCTTGA
- the LOC104771635 gene encoding elongation factor Tu, chloroplastic-like isoform X2, which yields MAISSPAASSSSTKLLNSFTSPSISIKPQSLTLSSSFLPSITSLSITTTTTTTTISPHRLRRAFTVRAARGKFERKKPHVNIGTIGHVDHGKTTLTAALTMALASMGNSVAKKYDEIDAAPEERARGITINTATVEYETENRHYAHVDCPGHADYVKNMITGAAQMDGAILVVSGADGPMPQTKEHILLAKQVGVPDMVVFLNKEDQVDDAELLELVELEVRELLSSYEFNGDDIPIISGSALLAVETLTENPNVKRGENKWVDKIYELMDSVDSYIPIPTRQTELPFLLAVEDVFSITGRGTVATGRVERGTVKVGETVDLVGLRETRNYTVTGVEMFQKILDEAMAGDNVGLLLRGIQKADIQRGMVLAKPGSITPHTKFEAIVYVLKKEEGGRHSPFFAGYRPQFYMRTTDVTGKVTKIMNDKDEESKMVMPGDRVKIVVELIVPVACEQGMRFAIREGGKTVGAGVIQSIIE from the exons ATGGCGATTTCATCACCCgccgcttcttcttcctcaactaAACTCCTCAATTCCTTCACTTCTCCATCCATCTCCATTAAACCACAATCCTTaactctctcttcctccttcctCCCTTCAATCACATCCCtctccatcaccaccaccaccaccaccacaacaaTATCCCCTCACCGTCTCCGCCGCGCCTTCACCGTACGCGCCGCCAGAGGAAAATTCGAACGCAAGAAACCACACGTCAACATCGGAACAATAGGTCACGTCGACCATGGCAAAACAACACTAACCGCAGCTCTAACCATGGCTTTAGCCTCAATGGGAAACAGCGTAGCCAAAAAATACGACGAGATAGACGCAGCTCCTGAAGAACGAGCTCGTGGTATCACAATCAACACCGCCACGGTCGAGTACGAAACAGAGAATCGGCATTACGCTCATGTTGATTGTCCTGGTCACGCTGATTACGTCAAGAACATGATCACTGGTGCTGCTCAGATGGATGGTGCTATCCTCGTTGTCTCTGGTGCTGATGGACCAATGCCGCAGACTAAAGAACATATCTTGTTGGCTAAGCAAGTTGGTGTTCCTGATATGGTTGTGTTTCTTAATAAAGAAGATCAAGTTGATGATGCTGAGCTTCTAGAGCTTGTTGAGCTTGAGGTTCGTGAGCTTTTATCTTCCTACGAGTTTAATGGTGATGATATTCCTATTATCTCTGGCTCTGCTTTGTTAGCTGTTGAGACTCTTACTGAGAATCCTAATGTTAAGAGAGGTGAGAACAAATGGGTAGATAAGATTTATGAGCTTATGGATTCTGTTGATAGTTATATCCCTATTCCGACTAGGCAAACCGAGTTGCCGTTTTTGCTTGCGGTTGAAGATGTGTTTTCGATTACTGGCCGTGGTACGGTTGCTACTGGTCGTGTCGAAAGAGGTACGGTTAAGGTTGGGGAGACTGTTGATTTGGTGGGGTTGAGAGAGACTAGGAACTATACGGTTACGGGTGTGGAAATGTTTCAGAAGATTCTTGATGAAGCAATGGCTGGTGATAATGTGGGTTTGTTGCTTAGGGGTATACAAAAGGCTGATATACAAAGAGGTATGGTTTTGGCTAAGCCGGGATCGATTACTCCGCATACTAAGTTTGAAGCGATTGTGTATGTtttgaagaaggaagaaggaggaAGACATTCGCCGTTTTTCGCTGGGTATAGACCGCAGTTTTACATGAGGACGACTGATGTTACTGGTAAAGTGACAAAGATTATGAATGATAAGGATGAGGAGTCGAAGATGGTTATGCCAGGTGATAGGGTTAAGATTGTTGTTGAGCTTATAGTGCCTGTTGCTTGTGAACAAGGGATGAGGTTTGCTATTAGAGAAGGAGGTAAGACTGTTG GTGCTGGAGTGATTCAGTCCATTATCGAATGA
- the LOC104771638 gene encoding uncharacterized protein LOC104771638 → MQRDNRKKKKKKMAALSSMVIPSLHSLSCNQSCSLSSPFPKPLFRIPSQTKPRSSFSFCLKQSDRGSDRVRDEEEDKEEEEEEEECSVVSAVRSRYNEIVIVDTIDSRYLLLDSTRNVHSVINKGGENWTGSYWDESASLPPIIPDGPIAIYGLGGGTAARLILELWPSTQLEGWEIDEILIEKSRNYLGLSELEIPTSEGGRLCIHIDDALSPSQDDSGRYAVDLFADGKVLDQLQEVPMWLELASRLMPNGRLMVNCAGIETEIQNGKPQLVLGDLAWMLNSTVKVLSEAFPGQVSWKRTPDSQGLNFVALTGGLPDLSDWSNKVPIRLSETVKLWKLCETPLQIGALNAS, encoded by the exons ATGCAAAGagataacagaaaaaaaaaaaaaaaaaagatggcagCTTTGAGTTCCATGGTTATCCCATCTCTCCATTCACTTTCTTGCAACCAAAGTTGTTCACTTTCATCCCCATTTCCAAAACCCTTGTTTAGAATCCCATCTCAGACGAAACCCAGATCCTCATTTTCCTTTTGCCTTAAGCAAAGTGATCGTGGCAGTGATCGTGtcagagacgaagaagaagacaaagaggaagaggaagaagaggaagagtgtTCAGTTGTGTCAGCCGTAAGAAGTAGATACAATGAGATTGTTATAGTGGATACTATTGATTCTAGATACCTTCTTCTTGATTCCACTA GGAATGTGCATAGTGTTATCAATAAAGGAGGCGAGAATTGGACTGGCTCTTATTGG GATGAGTCTGCGAGTTTGCCGCCTATTATCCCTGATGGTCCCATTGCAATCTATGGCTTG ggTGGTGGAACAGCTGCAAGATTGATTCTTGAGTTGTGGCCTTCAACGCAGCTTGAAGGTTGGGAGATCGATGAAATT TTGATtgagaaatcaagaaactatCTCGGGCTGTCTGAGCTAGAGATACCGACATCAGAAGGCGGTAGACTTTGTATTCATATAGACGATgctctctctccttctcaagATGATTCAGGAAGATATGCTG TTGATTTGTTCGCTGATGGAAAGGTCTTAGATCAGCTGCAAGAG GTTCCAATGTGGCTGGAACTGGCGAGTCGTTTAATGCCTAACGGTCGTCTTATGGTGAATTGTGCCGGGATCGAGACAGAAATACAGAACGGAAAACCACAGTTGGTGTTAGGTGATTTAGCTTGGATGTTGAATTCTACCGTCAAGGTCTTGTCAGAAGCATTTCCTGGACAA GTTAGCTGGAAGAGAACACCAGATTCACAAGGTCTCAACTTTGTTGCCTTAACTGGAGGCTTACCTGATCTCAGTGACTGGTCTAACAAAGTTCCAATACGTTTGAGTGAAACAGtgaagctatggaagctttgcGAGACCCCTTTACAAATCGGTGCTTTGAATGCATCTTAA
- the LOC104771635 gene encoding elongation factor Tu, chloroplastic-like isoform X1 gives MAISSPAASSSSTKLLNSFTSPSISIKPQSLTLSSSFLPSITSLSITTTTTTTTISPHRLRRAFTVRAARGKFERKKPHVNIGTIGHVDHGKTTLTAALTMALASMGNSVAKKYDEIDAAPEERARGITINTATVEYETENRHYAHVDCPGHADYVKNMITGAAQMDGAILVVSGADGPMPQTKEHILLAKQVGVPDMVVFLNKEDQVDDAELLELVELEVRELLSSYEFNGDDIPIISGSALLAVETLTENPNVKRGENKWVDKIYELMDSVDSYIPIPTRQTELPFLLAVEDVFSITGRGTVATGRVERGTVKVGETVDLVGLRETRNYTVTGVEMFQKILDEAMAGDNVGLLLRGIQKADIQRGMVLAKPGSITPHTKFEAIVYVLKKEEGGRHSPFFAGYRPQFYMRTTDVTGKVTKIMNDKDEESKMVMPGDRVKIVVELIVPVACEQGMRFAIREGGKTVGAGVIQSIIE, from the coding sequence ATGGCGATTTCATCACCCgccgcttcttcttcctcaactaAACTCCTCAATTCCTTCACTTCTCCATCCATCTCCATTAAACCACAATCCTTaactctctcttcctccttcctCCCTTCAATCACATCCCtctccatcaccaccaccaccaccaccacaacaaTATCCCCTCACCGTCTCCGCCGCGCCTTCACCGTACGCGCCGCCAGAGGAAAATTCGAACGCAAGAAACCACACGTCAACATCGGAACAATAGGTCACGTCGACCATGGCAAAACAACACTAACCGCAGCTCTAACCATGGCTTTAGCCTCAATGGGAAACAGCGTAGCCAAAAAATACGACGAGATAGACGCAGCTCCTGAAGAACGAGCTCGTGGTATCACAATCAACACCGCCACGGTCGAGTACGAAACAGAGAATCGGCATTACGCTCATGTTGATTGTCCTGGTCACGCTGATTACGTCAAGAACATGATCACTGGTGCTGCTCAGATGGATGGTGCTATCCTCGTTGTCTCTGGTGCTGATGGACCAATGCCGCAGACTAAAGAACATATCTTGTTGGCTAAGCAAGTTGGTGTTCCTGATATGGTTGTGTTTCTTAATAAAGAAGATCAAGTTGATGATGCTGAGCTTCTAGAGCTTGTTGAGCTTGAGGTTCGTGAGCTTTTATCTTCCTACGAGTTTAATGGTGATGATATTCCTATTATCTCTGGCTCTGCTTTGTTAGCTGTTGAGACTCTTACTGAGAATCCTAATGTTAAGAGAGGTGAGAACAAATGGGTAGATAAGATTTATGAGCTTATGGATTCTGTTGATAGTTATATCCCTATTCCGACTAGGCAAACCGAGTTGCCGTTTTTGCTTGCGGTTGAAGATGTGTTTTCGATTACTGGCCGTGGTACGGTTGCTACTGGTCGTGTCGAAAGAGGTACGGTTAAGGTTGGGGAGACTGTTGATTTGGTGGGGTTGAGAGAGACTAGGAACTATACGGTTACGGGTGTGGAAATGTTTCAGAAGATTCTTGATGAAGCAATGGCTGGTGATAATGTGGGTTTGTTGCTTAGGGGTATACAAAAGGCTGATATACAAAGAGGTATGGTTTTGGCTAAGCCGGGATCGATTACTCCGCATACTAAGTTTGAAGCGATTGTGTATGTtttgaagaaggaagaaggaggaAGACATTCGCCGTTTTTCGCTGGGTATAGACCGCAGTTTTACATGAGGACGACTGATGTTACTGGTAAAGTGACAAAGATTATGAATGATAAGGATGAGGAGTCGAAGATGGTTATGCCAGGTGATAGGGTTAAGATTGTTGTTGAGCTTATAGTGCCTGTTGCTTGTGAACAAGGGATGAGGTTTGCTATTAGAGAAGGAGGTAAGACTGTTGGTGCTGGAGTGATTCAGTCCATTATCGAATGA
- the LOC104771637 gene encoding uncharacterized protein LOC104771637 isoform X1 codes for MAALRIMAISSLRSLSRYERCFLSSQFTKPLFINPSQNKPRFSISFCHKQSDRERRIQQELVKENDEEEEDYSVVTAVRSRYNEIVIVDTVSSRYLLLDSTQNVHSVINKGGQNWTGSYWDEFASLPPIIPDGPIAIYGLGGGTAARLILELWPSMQLEGWEIDEILIEKSRYYLGLSELEKPTSQGGRLSVRVDDALSPSPDATGRYAGIIVDLFADGKVLDQLQQVPIWHELASRLMPNGRIMVNCAGIETELQNGKPQLVLSDTAWMLNSTVKILSEAFPGQVSWKRTPDSQGLNFVALTGGLPDLSDWSNKVPARLSETVKQWKLCETP; via the exons atggcAGCTTTGAGGATTATGGCTATATCATCTCTACGTTCACTTTCTCGATACGAAAGGTGCTTCCTTTCATCTCAATTTACAAAACCCTTGTTCATAAACCCATCTCAGAACAAACCCAGATTCTCAATTTCGTTTTGCCACAAGCAAAGTGATCGTGAGAGGCGAATCCAACAAGAACTAGTCAAAGAaaatgacgaagaagaagaagactattcGGTTGTGACAGCCGTAAGAAGCAGATACAATGAGATTGTTATAGTGGATACTGTTTCTTCAAGATACCTTCTCCTTGATTCAACTC AGAATGTGCATAGTGTTATCAATAAAGGAGGTCAGAACTGGACTGGATCTTATTGG GATGAGTTTGCAAGTTTGCCTCCTATTATCCCTGATGGTCCTATTGCAATCTATGGCTTG ggTGGTGGAACAGCTGCAAGATTGATTCTTGAGTTGTGGCCTTCTATGCAGCTTGAAGGTTGGGAGATTGATGAAATT TTGATTGAGAAATCAAGATACTATCTTGGGCTGTCTGAGCTAGAGAAACCGACATCACAAGGCGGTAGACTTTCTGTTCGTGTAGATGATGCTCTCTCGCCTTCTCCAGATGCTACAGGGAGATATGCTG GGATCATTGTCGATTTGTTTGCTGATGGAAAGGTCTTAGATCAGCTGCAACAG GTCCCGATTTGGCATGAGCTGGCTAGTAGGCTAATGCCTAACGGTCGCATTATGGTGAATTGTGCTGGAATCGAAACAGAACTGCAGAATGGAAAACCGCAGTTGGTGTTGAGTGATACAGCGTGGATGTTGAATTCTACCGTCAAGATCTTGTCAGAAGCATTTCCCGGACAA GTCAGCTGGAAGAGAACACCAGATTCACAAGGTCTCAACTTTGTTGCCTTAACAGGAGGCTTACCTGATCTTAGTGACTGGTCTAACAAGGTTCCAGCTCGTTTGAGCGAAACAGTGAAGCAATGGAAGCTCTGCGAGACTCCTTGA